The Oreochromis niloticus isolate F11D_XX linkage group LG13, O_niloticus_UMD_NMBU, whole genome shotgun sequence genome has a window encoding:
- the LOC112842047 gene encoding uncharacterized protein LOC112842047: MESSYVVKGMDITVCPLLTILLILWLCFVVQREQVLVTYYTNLLLSNLIQFGVMIFWKSIMFHEYYTTGIIFDSIYLFGVMANLEFKMCIAAERCFLITCPQLNCIRQTKGSLLVSVLVWILCVITASLCIVLNQHFLITILVFNLSPLFILSFAWTLRALPSATSVPTDEKRRVLGTLVVLLLNHFLMIFPMAVCYTLIFKYCTDFPYSVISLFLLSPFMDLVLFVFIRKGPIDRLLARLCCCGMDNTVGNLSVTPTVTTPV; encoded by the exons ATGGAGAGCTCCTATGTGGTGAAGGGGATGGACATTACTGTCTGCCCTCTTCTGACTATATTGCTCATCCTTTGGCTTTGTTTTGTG GTACAAAGGGAGCAGGTTCTGGTCACCTACTACACAAATCTCTTACTCTCCAATCTAATCCAGTTCGGTGTAATGATCTTTTGGAAGTCAATAATGTTCCATGAATATTACACTACTGGTATTATTTTTGATAGTATTTACCTCTTTGGTGTGATGGCTAATCTTGAGTTCAAGATGTGCATTGCTGCTGAAAG gtgttTCCTCATCACCTGCCCACAGCTGAACTGCATCAGACAAACTAAAGGTTCTTTGCTGGTCTCTGTTCTGGTCTGGATCCTTTGTGTTATCACTGCATCTCTTTGCATAGTTTTGAACCAGCATTTTCTCATCACTATTTTGGTCTTCAACCTCTCACCTTTGTTCATCCTCAGTTTTGCTTGGACCCTCAGAGCTCTTCCTTCTGCCACCTCAGTGCCCACAGACGAAAAACGAAGAGTTTTAGGAACTTTAGTTGTGTTGCTGCTTAACCACTTTCTCATGATCTTTCCCATGGCCGTTTGTTatactttaatatttaaatattgcaCTGACTTTCCGTATAGTGTTATCAGCTTATTTCTGCTCAGTCCTTTTATGGACttggttctgtttgttttcattcgtAAAGGGCCCATTGATAGATTGCTGGCACGTCTGTGTTGCTGCGGTATGGACAACACTGTAGGAAATCTCAGTGTGACACCAACAGTGACAACGCCAGTGTGA